One window from the genome of Fulvivirga lutea encodes:
- a CDS encoding porin family protein — protein MRNALLVSIFFIYSVSALATGSPEERKPAKTHKKMAQPDVPGTLVIDFGFNILQNNDPEIATELLGSRTINFYYLRDFRIANTKFFILPGIGLGLDRYKFDEDVTPVKGFDADGQETIAFDTIFGGGMKKSMLVTNYIDIPVEVRFYANPSDTKRSFKAGVGFKVGYLFNSHTKIKQDVDGEIYKTKVHNDFNLSKFRYGVTARVGVGGFNVFYYQSLNTLWNTDDGFAGSEVNNATIGISFTGF, from the coding sequence ATGAGAAACGCACTTCTAGTATCCATATTTTTTATTTATTCAGTATCTGCGCTCGCAACAGGTAGTCCGGAAGAGAGAAAGCCAGCAAAAACACACAAGAAAATGGCTCAGCCAGATGTACCAGGCACTTTAGTTATTGATTTTGGGTTTAATATTCTTCAAAATAACGACCCTGAAATTGCTACGGAACTGTTAGGTTCAAGAACCATCAACTTCTATTACTTAAGAGATTTTAGAATAGCTAACACCAAGTTTTTTATCCTTCCCGGAATTGGCTTGGGACTAGATCGCTACAAATTTGATGAAGATGTAACACCTGTAAAAGGCTTTGATGCGGATGGTCAAGAAACTATTGCCTTCGATACCATTTTTGGTGGTGGAATGAAAAAATCTATGTTAGTAACAAACTATATAGATATTCCTGTAGAAGTTAGATTTTATGCCAACCCATCTGACACAAAAAGAAGCTTTAAAGCGGGTGTTGGATTTAAGGTAGGGTACTTATTCAATTCTCATACAAAAATTAAACAAGACGTTGATGGTGAGATATATAAAACCAAAGTTCATAATGATTTTAACCTGAGCAAATTCCGATATGGCGTAACTGCCAGAGTAGGCGTAGGCGGATTTAATGTATTCTACTACCAAAGTTTAAACACTCTTTGGAATACAGATGATGGGTTCGCAGGTTCAGAAGTAAATAATGCGACAATAGGAATCTCCTTCACGGGATTTTAA
- a CDS encoding DUF4440 domain-containing protein has translation MKKIITTLLTAAILASCSSKQNPNNYSLEITKQDTTDLKHLKTTLWPTSYHQGKPEMLDQILHEYFEMIGHSGEVSDKRFELEWVKNNHVAPDSFYYEIKRLDIFNNGTAVIAGTGHVFNDSTKSTYESSNVLIKENGKWKAILSHVSGVK, from the coding sequence ATGAAAAAGATAATTACCACATTATTGACTGCTGCTATATTGGCGAGTTGTTCCTCTAAGCAGAACCCGAATAATTACAGCTTAGAAATTACCAAACAAGATACAACAGATTTAAAGCACTTGAAAACTACTCTTTGGCCAACCTCATATCATCAGGGTAAACCTGAAATGCTGGATCAGATTCTACATGAGTATTTTGAAATGATTGGCCATAGTGGTGAAGTATCTGATAAGCGATTCGAACTAGAATGGGTAAAAAACAATCATGTTGCCCCGGACTCCTTTTATTATGAAATTAAACGGTTGGATATCTTTAATAACGGCACAGCTGTTATTGCTGGCACTGGGCATGTTTTTAATGACAGTACAAAATCGACTTATGAATCGAGTAATGTATTAATTAAAGAGAACGGAAAGTGGAAGGCCATTTTGTCTCATGTTTCAGGAGTGAAATAA